A genomic stretch from Setaria viridis chromosome 1, Setaria_viridis_v4.0, whole genome shotgun sequence includes:
- the LOC117848023 gene encoding uncharacterized protein, whose protein sequence is MGLCASMLPWKAKREQPEPRRGTPKALFVIRNDGRLSKPEALVFHPHSYGRSGLQKPGGADSRKHEKCRYDCKDVLTMRLRAPKPPRIPCGSTRSVAVEPMAADEVRPPVSRGMTADGRGAAASAEGCRTPMTPRRTPLWQRRILMGTRCELPRFSGLILYDEHGRPLQSSSQKRADHLISRASKYESKGKKTTARTTTTLRDLL, encoded by the exons ATGGGACTCTGCGCATCCATGTTGCCATGGAAGGCCAAGAGGGAACAGCCCGAGCCCAGGCGTGGCACGCCCAAGGCGCTCTTCGTCATCAGGAACGATGGCAGGCTGTCCAAGCCAGAGGCACTGGTGTTCCACCCACACAGCTATGGCCGCTCGGGGTTACAGAAACCTGGCGGAGCGGACAGCAGGAAGCATGAGAAGTGCAGGTACGATTGCAAAGACGTGCTGACTATGAGGCTTCGTGCGCCTAAGCCCCCCAGGATCCCATGCGGAAGCACCAGAAGCGTCGCAGTGGAGCCGATGGCAGCTGACGAGGTAAGACCACCGGTGTCCAGGGGCATGACGGCTGATGGTAGGGGAGCGGCAGCATCAGCAGAGGGGTGCAGGACTCCAATGACGCCGAGGAGGACGCCATTGTGGCAGCGGAGGATACTCATGGGGACACGGTGCGAGTTGCCACGGTTCAGTGGGCTCATACTGTATGATGAGCATGGCCGGCCCCTGCAGAGCAGCTCCCAGAAAAGAGCAGACCACCTGATAAGCAGAGCAAGCAAATATGAGTCCAAG GGCAAAAAGACGACTGCCAGGACAACCACAACTCTAAGGGACCTCCTGTAG
- the LOC117847992 gene encoding uncharacterized protein: MKALARAVQRCRFVPQYLTQTQILPRRRRHLHSHRHSGRRRPPSLVTIARAVALLPTARLLLRGRMLSSASAAAALLPFPPPSSSDESDDAKTLRSQPVLEPEVASPPPQQQQLRQWLELERDCNMAMKALACVGDVDQVVNLFAELMLSASSAGVVPSVLCYNTLLNALVEDGRAAETRKVFDEMLATGVAPNVSSFNILVKLYAWRTVEFHLAYKEIHGMRVHKLEPDVSTYSTLVTGLCQVGKLDEAWGVLDWMLQEGCCPMVHTYTPIVQGYCREGRIEEARKLIDFMEDSGCPPNAVTYNVLIRALCDDARFDEVKQVLAEIKMKGQKPNTVTYNIYMDALSKKGMAKEALQQFEDMQGEGLYPTAFTLSIILNCLCCNSRFSQAISLLERSTELNWCAAVAAYNTVMSRLCDTDRCSAVLELLVDMIKKDERQFTSRGTARNMQLYHLCRYAECGNSEKKDKNEIKHLDLVLIDRKM; encoded by the exons ATGAAGGCGCTGGCGCGAGCGGTTCAGCGCTGCCGTTTCGTTCCCCAGTACCTCACCCAAACGCAAATCCtaccacggcgccgccgccacctccactccCACCGCCacagcggccgccgccgtcccccttCGTTGGTGACCATCGCGCGCGCAGTCGCACTCCTTCCCACCGCTCGGCTCCTCCTGCGCGGGCGCATGCTTTCCTCCgcttctgccgccgccgccctcctgccCTTCCCGCCCCCATCTTCCTCCGACGAATCCGACGACGCCAAGACCCTCCGGTCCCAGCCCGTGCTGGAGCCGGAGGTTGCCTCCCCGcccccgcagcagcagcagctgcggcAGTGGCTGGAGCTGGAGCGCGACTGCAACATGGCAATGAAGGCGCTGGCGTGCGTAGGAGACGTCGATCAGGTGGTCAACCTCTTCGCCGAGCTCATGCTCTCCGCTTCAAGCGCCGGCGTTGTGCCTAGCGTGCTCTGCTACAACACGCTCCTCAACGCGCTCGTGGAGGATGGCCGCGCGGCAGAGACCCGCAaagtgttcgacgaaatgctcGCAACGGGCGTGGCGCCCAACGTGTCATCCTTCAACATACTCGTCAAGCTGTATGCGTGGCGGACTGTGGAGTTCCATCTCGCGTACAAGGAGATCCATGGGATGCGGGTGCACAAGCTGGAGCCTGACGTTAGCACCTACTCCACGCTCGTCACGGGGCTGTGCCAGGTGGGGAAGCTTGACGAGGCGTGGGGCGTGCTTGATTGGATGTTACAGGAGGGGTGCTGCCCGATGGTGCACACGTATACGCCCATTGTTCAGGGTTATTGTCGTGAGGGCCGTATCGAGGAGGCTAGGAAGCTGATTGACTTTATGGAGGATTCTGGTTGTCCTCCCAATGCAGTCACTTACAATGTTCTGATCAGGGCACTGTGTGATGATGCCAGATTTGATGAAGTCAAGCAGGTGTTAGCAGAGATTAAAATGAAGGGCCAGAAGCCCAATACAGTTACCTATAATATATATATGGATGCTCTTAGCAAGAAAGGTATGGCTAAGGAAGCACTTCAGCAGTTCGAGGACATGCAAGGTGAAGGGTTGTATCCTACAGCTTTTACTTTGAGTATTATTTTAAATTGCCTTTGCTGTAACTCGAGGTTTTCACAAGCCATTTCCTTACTGGAGAGGAGCACAGAGTTAAATTGgtgtgctgctgttgctgcataCAACACTGTGATGAGCAGACTATGTGACACGGACAGATGCTCAGCTGTTCTGGAGCTCTTGGTAGACATGATCAAGAAAG ATGAACGTCAGTTCACTTCGCGAGGTACTGCCAGGAATATGCAGTTATATCATTTGTGTCGGTATGCAGAGTGTGGGAATTCAGAGAAAAAGGACAAAAATGAGATCAAACACCTTGATCTTGTTCTTATTGATCGAAAG ATGTGA